One Capsicum annuum cultivar UCD-10X-F1 chromosome 2, UCD10Xv1.1, whole genome shotgun sequence genomic window carries:
- the LOC107860042 gene encoding 3-ketoacyl-CoA synthase 5 — MPEPLPNFSNSVKFKYVKLGYQYLVNNFLTFLIVPIMAALIIQVLKLGPEEILSIWNSLHFDVLQLLCSSFLIIFIATVYFMSKPRSIYLVDYSCYKAPVTCRVPFSTFMEHSRLILKDNPKSVEFQMRILERSGLGEETCLPPAIHYIPPTPNMETARNEAEVVIFSAIDDLMKRTGLKPKDIDILIVNCSLFSPTPSLSAMVVNKYKLRSNIKSYNLSGMGCSAGLISIDLARDLLQVWPNSCALVVSTEIITPNYYQGSERAMLLPNCLFRMGGAAILLSNKRKDRRRAKYRLMHVVRTHKGADDKAFRCVFQQEDPQGKVGINLSKDLMVIAGEALKSNITTIGPLVLPASEQLLFLFTLIGRKIFNPKWKAYIPDFKQAFEHFCIHAGGRAVIDELQKNLQLSAEHVEASRMTLHKFGNTSSSSLWYELSYIEAKGRMRKGDRIWQIAFGSGFKCNSAVWKCNRTIKTPTDGPWEDCIDRYPVFIPEIVKL, encoded by the exons ATGCCAGAACCACTCCCAAATTTCTCAAACTCTGTCAAGTTTAAATACGtgaaacttgggtaccaataccttGTGAATaattttcttactttcttgattGTCCCCATAATGGCTGCTCTCATTATTCAGGTACTAAAATTAGGCCCTGAAGAAATACTAAGTATTTGGAATTCACTTCACTTTGATGTCCTCCAACTACTATGCTCTTCTTTCCTCATCATTTTCATAGCCACAGTTTACTTCATGTCTAAACCAAGATCCATCTACTTAGTCGATTATTCGTGTTACAAGGCCCCCGTCACTTGTAGAGTGCCCTTCTCAACTTTCATGGAACATTCACGTTTAATCTTGAAGGACAATCCCAAAAGTGTCGAGTTCCAAATGCGTATTCTTGAAAGGTCAGGTCTTGGTGAAGAAACCTGTTTGCCACCAGCTATTCATTACATCCCTCCAACGCCAAATATGGAAACAGCTAGAAATGAAGCTGAAGTTGTCATATTCTCTGCTATTGATGACTTGATGAAGAGAACAGGTCTTAAGCCCAAAGATATCGATATTCTTATCGTTAACTGCAGCTTGTTTTCTCCAACCCCATCTTTATCTGCTATGGTTGTGAACAAGTACAAGCTGAGAAGCAACATAAAAAGTTACAACCTTTCTGGTATGGGATGTAGTGCTGGTTTAATTTCAATTGATTTGGCCAGGGACCTTCTCCAAGTGTGGCCAAATTCATGTGCTTTAGTTGTTAGCACTGAGATTATTACTCCCAATTATTACCAAGGCTCGGAGAGAGCAATGTTACTTCCAAATTGTTTGTTCAGAATGGGGGGTGCTGCTATACTTTTGTCCAACAAGAGGAAAGACAGAAGGAGAGCTAAGTACAGATTAATGCATGTGGTGAGAACACATAAAGGTGCTGATGATAAGGCATTTAGATGCGTGTTTCAACAAGAAGATCCACAAGGGAAAGTTGGTATTAACCTTTCAAAAGACCTTATGGTTATAGCAGGGGAAGCTTTGAAATCCAATATTACTACCATTGGTCCTTTGGTTCTTCCAGCCTCTGAGCAACTTCTTTTCTTGTTCACTCTCATTGGAAGGAAAATTTTCAACCCCAAATGGAAAGCTTATATTCCTGACTTCAAACAAGCATTTGAGCACTTTTGCATCCATGCTGGTGGAAGGGCTGTGATTGATGAGCTTCAGAAGAATCTTCAGTTATCTGCTGAGCATGTTGAGGCTTCAAGAATGACTCTCCATAAATTTG GTAACACATCATCGTCTTCACTATGGTACGAGTTGAGTTACATTGAGGCGAAAGGAAGGATGAGAAAAGGTGATAGAATTTGGCAAATAGCATTTGGAAGTGGATTCAAGTGCAACAGTGCAGTATGGAAGTGCAACCGTACAATCAAAACACCAACTGATGGACCATGGGAAGATTGCATTGATAGGTACCCAGTGTTCATCCCAGAAATTGTGAAGCTGTAA